cctctggtctCACAGGCTGGAATtggactgaaacttttcccacaatcagaacattcaaaggtttctcctgtgtgagtcctctgtttcaccaggctggaattgactgaaacttttcccacaatcaggacattcaaaggtttctctcctgtgtgagtcctctggtgtttaccAGGCTGGAATTGACTTGAAACTTTTCCACAATCAGACATTCAAAGGTTTCTCTCTGTATGAATCTCTGGTGTAATAAGGTTGAAATtctcactgaaacttttcccacaaacaggacattgaAATGATTTCTCCccggtgtgagtcctctggtgtttccccaggctggaattctgactgaaacttttcccacaaacaagacattcaaagggtttctctcctgtgtgaatcctctggtgtatcaccaggctggaactggtactgaaacttttcccacaaacaagacattcaaagggtttctctcctgtgtgaatcctctggtgtatcaccaggctggaactggtactgaaacttttctcacaatcaggacattcaaagggtttctctcctgtgtgagttctctggtgtatcaccaggttggaattacgactaaaacttttcccacaaaaaggacattcaaatggtttctctcctgtgtgagtcctctggtgtgcaaCAAGGTC
This genomic window from Ahaetulla prasina isolate Xishuangbanna chromosome 2, ASM2864084v1, whole genome shotgun sequence contains:
- the LOC131190354 gene encoding zinc finger protein 570-like yields the protein MRENQEEISSWEKKSVKFKHTLHEKSREIILPLGKRRKYLEVTGRKRSIGNQRRADSPDCEKIECPDCEKSFSQNSQLMKHQMTHTGKKPFECPDCEKKFTTNSNLISHQMIHTGEKLCRCLECGNSFSRNSDLVAHQRTHTGEKPFECPFCGKSFSRNSNLVIHQRTHTGEKPFECPDCEKSFSTSSSLVIHQRIHTGEKPFECLVCGKSFSTSSSLVIHQRIHTGEKPFECLVCGKSFSQNSSLGKHQRTHTGEKSFQCPVCGKSFSENFNLITPEIHTERNL